Proteins encoded in a region of the Isosphaeraceae bacterium EP7 genome:
- a CDS encoding M1 family aminopeptidase, whose protein sequence is MSRIRRGIRTQAILAIALASLIGSNGLADEPVPLGPPLRPAIPAGLPEYRINARLDLDAKSVGASQVVKFTNRSKVDVNELVFHVYPRFKVDPADIPALSKTLEVLRLSPDEALDAQGRRLEVSQVRIAGKPARHDFDPKIDTLMSVPLSGPLAPGKSIECEVDFTLSLPEKWGRWGHYRDVTYLMNWYPVLAYHDDGGWSRTPFVPWHQPWHQEASHYNVTFDLPKDQVVASTGRISEEQPSAPGRKLITIGGSPSRDFALACSNRFEVNQRRAGSTLVRVVSLPEHHDNAAYLLDSACEVIPQYERWFGPYYDEEYEMAPGFFGWNGNECSGLVFIDDRVLRLPSVGRRYIEHLATHETCHQWFWNVVGTDGFRETFMDEGLVTCFTALRLDSKNGRNAPLIVWPTALNWLPTVGREDMRLSGYYGWRARGGTGSALRDINEMGNLGNLFCLAYDRGGKVVEMVHNRLGPERFFAFFQDIYRDYAYKTFSYADLKRELNEFDPEGHWPAFLDGWLVEHKDGDWSVASVKTGLTTQAGRDVTVQLSHVGEMVEPTVVMCRAGESEVRVPIWPELEHYEIPGAKVDRDGKTWTVRLVAPGAPTQVIVDPEHALLDAVPDNNRWKPEVAWRVTPFMTPLDTAGQFQAYDKPSLVAGPFIDQYARGGFKAGFQRLEKWQIIGWAGVEPALNEAIFGGQATLFHLPGPKDAVGVFYEQGMYNFYNDKRHSGGRIFLRHRFLESSSFLADDQGFAEIYLGNGNEFWAGDDGRPVNGRLTAVGARYRLNTLFPFWDPVGGQLIDLNAEYGFKAFGSQYSYERISAEYGIVRPLPEGLGYFSRSRFAFRAYGGIGFPDTEPYFRLGGGRRLRALDLSQDIGNAVWLITLEWRAPLWRNIDRDVMDHALSFRNLFGTVFYDVGQSFLGGKDQGVVSGIGVGLRLDTTLFSFLERATLRLDIAQPIGTGRGPILWMGLNQVF, encoded by the coding sequence ATGAGCCGAATCCGCCGCGGAATCCGCACGCAGGCCATCCTCGCGATCGCCCTGGCGTCCTTGATCGGTAGCAACGGCTTGGCCGACGAGCCCGTCCCGCTCGGCCCTCCCCTGCGACCCGCGATCCCCGCGGGCCTCCCCGAATATCGGATCAACGCCCGCCTCGACCTCGATGCCAAGAGCGTCGGCGCCAGCCAGGTCGTCAAGTTCACCAACCGCTCCAAGGTGGACGTGAACGAGCTGGTCTTCCACGTCTACCCGCGATTCAAGGTCGACCCCGCCGACATCCCCGCCTTGTCCAAGACGCTCGAAGTCCTCCGACTCAGCCCCGACGAGGCGCTCGACGCCCAGGGCCGACGCCTGGAAGTCTCCCAGGTCCGGATCGCGGGCAAGCCGGCCCGCCATGACTTCGACCCCAAGATCGACACCCTGATGTCGGTCCCCCTCTCGGGGCCGCTGGCGCCCGGCAAGTCGATCGAGTGCGAGGTCGACTTCACCCTCTCGCTGCCCGAGAAGTGGGGGCGCTGGGGCCACTATCGCGACGTCACCTACCTGATGAACTGGTATCCGGTCCTGGCCTATCACGACGACGGCGGGTGGTCGCGCACCCCATTCGTCCCCTGGCACCAGCCCTGGCACCAGGAGGCGTCGCACTACAACGTCACCTTCGACCTTCCGAAAGATCAGGTCGTCGCGTCCACGGGGCGGATCTCGGAGGAGCAGCCCTCGGCGCCCGGCCGCAAGCTGATCACCATCGGCGGCAGCCCCTCGCGCGACTTCGCCCTGGCCTGCTCCAACAGGTTCGAGGTCAACCAGCGTCGCGCCGGCTCCACCCTCGTACGGGTCGTCTCCCTGCCCGAGCACCACGACAACGCCGCCTATCTGCTCGACTCCGCCTGCGAGGTCATCCCCCAGTACGAGCGCTGGTTCGGGCCCTACTACGACGAAGAATACGAGATGGCGCCCGGCTTCTTCGGCTGGAACGGCAACGAGTGCTCGGGCCTCGTCTTCATCGACGACCGCGTTTTACGCCTCCCCTCGGTCGGCCGCCGCTACATCGAACACCTGGCCACGCACGAGACCTGCCACCAGTGGTTCTGGAACGTCGTCGGCACAGACGGCTTCCGCGAGACGTTCATGGACGAAGGGCTCGTGACCTGCTTCACCGCCCTGCGGCTCGACTCCAAGAACGGCCGCAACGCACCGCTCATCGTCTGGCCGACCGCCCTCAACTGGCTCCCCACCGTGGGCCGCGAGGACATGCGCCTCTCCGGCTATTACGGCTGGCGCGCCCGCGGTGGCACCGGCTCTGCTCTCCGCGACATCAACGAGATGGGCAACCTCGGCAACCTCTTCTGCCTCGCGTATGACCGCGGCGGTAAGGTCGTCGAGATGGTCCACAACCGCCTCGGTCCCGAACGCTTCTTCGCCTTCTTCCAGGATATCTACCGCGACTACGCCTACAAGACGTTCTCGTATGCCGACCTGAAGCGCGAGCTTAATGAATTCGATCCCGAAGGTCACTGGCCCGCGTTCCTCGACGGCTGGCTCGTGGAGCACAAGGACGGCGACTGGTCGGTCGCGTCGGTCAAGACAGGGCTCACCACCCAGGCCGGCCGAGATGTCACCGTGCAGCTCTCCCACGTCGGCGAGATGGTCGAGCCCACCGTCGTGATGTGCCGCGCCGGGGAGTCGGAAGTCCGCGTCCCCATCTGGCCCGAGCTCGAACATTACGAGATCCCGGGAGCCAAGGTCGACCGCGACGGCAAGACCTGGACCGTCCGGCTGGTCGCGCCCGGAGCCCCCACGCAGGTGATCGTCGACCCCGAGCACGCACTCCTCGATGCCGTGCCCGACAACAACCGATGGAAGCCCGAGGTCGCCTGGCGCGTCACGCCGTTCATGACTCCATTGGACACCGCCGGCCAGTTCCAGGCCTACGACAAGCCCAGCCTCGTTGCAGGCCCGTTCATCGACCAGTACGCCCGCGGCGGCTTCAAGGCCGGTTTCCAGCGGCTGGAGAAGTGGCAGATCATCGGCTGGGCCGGCGTCGAGCCCGCGCTCAACGAGGCCATCTTCGGCGGCCAGGCCACCCTCTTCCACCTGCCCGGGCCCAAGGATGCCGTCGGCGTCTTCTATGAACAGGGCATGTACAACTTCTACAATGACAAACGGCATTCGGGCGGGCGCATCTTCCTCCGCCACCGCTTCCTGGAGAGTTCCAGCTTCCTGGCCGACGACCAGGGGTTCGCCGAGATCTACCTGGGCAATGGCAATGAATTCTGGGCCGGCGACGACGGCCGGCCGGTCAACGGCCGCCTCACCGCCGTGGGCGCCCGCTACCGGCTGAATACCCTCTTCCCGTTCTGGGACCCCGTCGGCGGCCAGCTCATCGACCTCAACGCCGAGTATGGATTCAAGGCATTCGGATCCCAGTATAGCTACGAGCGCATCTCCGCCGAGTACGGCATCGTCCGGCCGCTTCCCGAGGGCCTGGGCTACTTCTCACGCTCGCGGTTCGCCTTCCGAGCCTACGGCGGCATCGGCTTCCCAGACACCGAGCCCTATTTCCGGCTGGGCGGCGGCCGTCGACTCCGCGCTCTCGACCTCAGCCAGGACATCGGCAACGCCGTCTGGCTGATCACGCTCGAATGGCGTGCGCCCCTGTGGCGCAACATCGACCGCGACGTGATGGACCACGCCCTCTCCTTCCGCAACCTCTTCGGCACCGTCTTCTACGACGTCGGCCAGTCGTTCCTCGGCGGAAAAGACCAGGGCGTCGTCAGCGGCATCGGAGTCGGCCTCCGCCTGGACACCACCCTCTTCTCCTTCCTGGAACGCGCCACTCTCCGCCTGGATATCGCCCAGCCCATCGGCACCGGCCGCGGCCCGATTCTCTGGATGGGGCTCAATCAGGTCTTCTGA